In one Lolium rigidum isolate FL_2022 chromosome 3, APGP_CSIRO_Lrig_0.1, whole genome shotgun sequence genomic region, the following are encoded:
- the LOC124698581 gene encoding B3 domain-containing protein Os06g0194400-like gives MAEVNSYEELRRKQVEENKRKLEEFGLHHLSAAVREASAKPKPVKRKAPPRDIADLGPPRRSGRIATLPEQPDYRDNVTLGTVKSQKQKEVKPDHAYAISKAEELQDELGSDHPTFVKPMTQSLSPLYIPAQFSMEHLPDRDTRLALVDEEEEEFHILYRPHSSSFNAGWRDFAEDHELVDGDCLVFQLVKKKLFKVYIFRASSYYDSDDSDDSDN, from the exons ATGGCCGAGGTGAATTCGTACGAGGAGCTGCGCAGGAAGCAGGTGGAGGAGAACAAGCGGAAGCTGGAAGAGTTCGGCCTGCACCATCTCTCCGCCGCCGTCCGCGAGGCCAGCGCCAAGCCCAAGCCGGTG AAGCGGAAGGCCCCGCCGCGAGACATCGCCGATCTCGGCCCGCCCCGGCGTTCCGGCCGTATCGCCACCCTCCCGGAGCAGCCCGACTATCGCGACAAT GTAACGCTCGGCACCGTGAAGTCGCAGAAGCAAAAGGAAGTAAAACCTGATCATGCGTACGCCATTTCCAAGGCTGAAGAGCTACAAGATGAGCTAGGCTCCGATCACCCTACCTTTGTCAAGCCCATGACCCAGTCTCTCAGCCCGCTG TACATCCCAGCGCAGTTCAGCATGGAGCATCTCCCGGACCGTGACACGAGACTTGCTTtggtggacgaggaggaggaggagtttcACATCCTCTACCGTCCACACAGTAGCAGCTTCAATGCAGGGTGGAGAGATTTCGCTGAGGACCATGAGCTCGTTGATGGCGATTGTTTGGTGTTTCAGTTGGTCAAGAAGAAATTGTTCAAG GTCTACATATTCAGGGCAAGTTCCTACTATGATAGTGATGATAGTGATGATAGTGACAATTAA